One Coprobacter fastidiosus genomic window, AGGAACTTTCCATTATCTTCGCTGTCATATTTAATTATTAATTCCCACTCATAAACATATTTATTGATCCTCTCTTTGTATATCGTATCTAATCGCGCCATATCAAACCATGGATCTTTACTCGCTTCATTACACTTAACATCTATAGCATACAAATCTCCATTAGGAGCTGTAATTTTTATATCAGGATACGTACTCTTACCTTTAGGTATATAGAACTCACAGTTAGGAAGTAAAGGTTTTAGAATATCAACAACGACTTCGGCAGCCTCGTCTTGAAGAGCTTTCCAGGCAGTTATATAGTCTTCAGTACCTGATGTTAAATGCGATAATTTTTCAGAAACAGCATTTCTGATTGTTTCTGAATTATTGTCGATAATACTTTTGATGTCAGTCATAATGCGATTTTAAAGTTTTATGATGTATAATAAAGTCACGAATATCAACGTGAAGAGTATTTGATAATGGTTAGAACAACTCCGGTATGCTAATTTTTAACGCCTTTGCAATTTTTTCAATATTCACAAGAGTCACGTTTTTTTCTGCTCTTTCTATCATGCCAATATATGTACGATGCAATCCTGCTTCCTCAGCCAACTGCTCTTGAGACAATTTCAATTCTTTACGCCTCATCTGCACCTTGCGCCCAAACGAAACTAAAATTTCGTGTTTCATGTTGATAGATTTTAACTCACTAATTATAGTATACAAATTTATAAGAATACAGCCAAGATTTCAACATATTATAATTAGCATTAATATTAGAAACAGTTTAAATTTTACACAAACATTCTTTGAAAATCTTTTAGGGATGCCTTTTCGATTCTGATAAAAAATGCAACGGAGCTCATGACATAGAGAAATGAAGAGACAAACAAAACAAAAAATTAAAAAGTTTGAACATATAACTTTATCAGAAAATTTAAACAGACTCTAAATCAAGAAAACTCATAATGACTACAAAACAAGAAAGCAGCCCATAACAGGCTGCCTCACATATTATAATTCCTACTTTAATTATGCATCAAAAGAGATCAATACTCCTCCTCATTGAAGAAGAAATCTTCTTTACTAGGATAGTCGGGCCAAATATCTTCTATACACTCATATATCTCACCTTCATCTTCCATTTCTTGTAAATTTTCGATTACCTCAAGAGGGGCTCCCGAACGCATTGCATAATCAATCAACTCATCTTTAGTTGCAGGCCAAGGCGCATCTTCCAATTTAGATGCTAATTCTAACGTCCAGTACATAATTATATGCTTTTAATGTTTTCCTTCCAAATTTTCCGCAAAAATAGAATAAAATTTCTCATTCGCAACTATTATTCCAATAAATTTCTTCTATGCCTTCTTCTACATTCATAAAGCGCGATAAGACAAACAGATAATCCGACAATCGATTTATAAAACGAAGAATAAGTTCATCTACTTCATATTGTCCGGCAACTTCACAAATACGTCTTTCCGCCCGGCGACAAACCGTCCGGCAAATATGAGCTTTAACCGCAGCCGGAACTCCTCCGGGCAAAACAAATCGATTGAGCGGCGGCAATACACGGTCAATTTCATCGATACGCCGTTCTATACGCTCTACATCCGTAGCTTTCATTCGGCTTGCTTCGCGCAATTCGGTAAATGCGGTATCAGTTGCCAGATAAGAACCTACGACAAACAGCTTATTTTGGATAAACTGCAATAGTTCTGTATCTGAAGATGAAACGGGCAAAGTCGCTATCAACATACCCAAGTATGAATTCAACTCATCAACTGTTCCATAAGCCTCTAAACGCACATCATATTTCGAAACACGCTTTCCTCCTACCAAAGAAGTTTGCCCCCGGTCTCCTGTCCTCGTATAAATTTTACTTTTCTCCATAATTCATCAATTATATCGATATAATAAACAAATCAGCACCGCTCGGTTCTACCGAAGCAGTGCTAATTTAATCAAATTATATGATTTTCACACAATCATCCGATCATTTTATCCGGAACTTATAAACACATGTCTGCTGATAAGTTTCTCCGGGTTTAAGAATCGTATTCGGGAAATCCGGATG contains:
- a CDS encoding cob(I)yrinic acid a,c-diamide adenosyltransferase, which codes for MEKSKIYTRTGDRGQTSLVGGKRVSKYDVRLEAYGTVDELNSYLGMLIATLPVSSSDTELLQFIQNKLFVVGSYLATDTAFTELREASRMKATDVERIERRIDEIDRVLPPLNRFVLPGGVPAAVKAHICRTVCRRAERRICEVAGQYEVDELILRFINRLSDYLFVLSRFMNVEEGIEEIYWNNSCE
- a CDS encoding DUF2795 domain-containing protein, with product MYWTLELASKLEDAPWPATKDELIDYAMRSGAPLEVIENLQEMEDEGEIYECIEDIWPDYPSKEDFFFNEEEY
- a CDS encoding helix-turn-helix domain-containing protein, with the protein product MKHEILVSFGRKVQMRRKELKLSQEQLAEEAGLHRTYIGMIERAEKNVTLVNIEKIAKALKISIPELF